GGACGAGCCTTACCCGTATGCAAAAGCACGTTGCCGTAATTCACCTGCATCGCTGCCTCGCTTGGAAAAAGGGCGATGGCCTTTAGCGCAGCGGTCTCCGCTTCTGGATAACGGCCTAACTCAAATAACGCGGCAACACGATTGGTCAATGCTTCACGTAAATTGGGTTCTCGTGCAAGGCTGCGTTCAAAATATTCCAAAGCCGCTCTTGTTTCCCCTTTTACCAGGAGCAATTCACCCATGTTGCAAAGAGCTTGAGAAGAATTGGGATCGATACGGAGCGCTTCATCGTAAGCGCGGCGCGCAGCGTCTAAATTTGTCAGACAACGATGAGCAGCGCCCAATCCACACCAGGCGCGGGCGTGGCGAATATCGCACTGAATCGCACTCTCAAAGGCAGCAAGGGCTTCTTTTTCCTGATTTCGCTCCAACAAACTTTTTCCTAAATAAAACCAGAACTGAGCGGAATTTGGATTATTTTTCTCGATCCCGTTGCGATAGCAGGTCTCGGCTAAAATCGCCATACCGTGTCGACCAAGCCAATGTCCAAGATATAATAAAATAAAAGCCGATAATTGCCTCATGCTTATCCCATTAAAAGGGAAAATACTGAGCCGCCAGTTCGCGGAGCTTTGCATCTTCAACGTTTTGCTCTGTCGCTAGAACCCATAGATCAAATTTGTTATTTCGACGCATTCCAGCAACAGATACAAATCCAGCTTTTTTTAGTATTCCGACAAGCGTGGTTAGTGTAAAACCTCCATGGTGTGCCATATATAAATTACCCATTGCCAAAGACGGTTCGTGACCATAAAGGATGTCAAGCGGGCGGATTGGTCCCGCAGCAGAAATATAAATGCATTCGGTGAATTTATCTTCAACAATTAGCTGCGCCACTGATTGTAAATCTGGTACCGTAACTAAAAAAATTCCTTCCGATTTTAGTACACGTCGAATCTCGGTGAGTGCTATCGGTACTTCGTGGGGATAAAGATGTTCCAAGGTGTGAGATGAAAAAACGCCATCTACCGATTTCGTGGGAATCATCGACATATCCAGTATACTACCAACGATATCTGGATTGACGCCTGGATTGATATCCAGACGAACCTCGCGCCAATTCTCTGATTGAAAACCTGGGCTAGTATTAATCTTAGTTGCGCCACCACATCCGACGTGAAGTAAAATATTTATTTCAGAATTATTCCACTCGGATTGTATCGCAACATTTTTTCCTCGTGCGTCTTCTGAAAAAATAAATTTTGTTTTTAACCAATGTTCAATAATTCGCCATAACCAATCTTGGAGATATCTTATCATGATTTTCTCCTAACTTTAACCCTGATTGCCATCCATGATATTTATTTCATAAATTCTATTTTTTGAAGATACCAAAAAATATGGATAATATATCTTTTGTATCTTGAGGAAACCTAAATAAATTCAGATCTTTTATGATTATTTTTTCTTGTCTTTTTAAGATGGAAAATCTCCAAACCTCACCAATCGTTATGGCTCCATATAATATTTCCGGTGTTGTGGTATCGTCATATTTATCTAAGGCTATCATTTCAGCGGCCAATTGATTAAATCCTCTATCTAAATCACCTTTCTTAGCTTCAATAACAATTAATTCTTCTTGTGAGCGAATTAAATAATCTATTATACCATTTAATTTATCATTAATATCAATTGGATATTCTATATTTAATTTGGCATCTATTGCTAACATGACCTCATGTAATAAAGGTGCAATCATGAACTCACGTTTGGCTATTTCTGAGTTAATCGTGATTTTAGGTAATAATTGATGGTGGAAATTT
The sequence above is a segment of the Gammaproteobacteria bacterium genome. Coding sequences within it:
- a CDS encoding conserved hypothetical protein (Evidence 4 : Unknown function but conserved in other organisms), whose protein sequence is MMNKALFIEGKRYSFSDYFNMNNPVEEIITELGYHLNFEEIKFVLSNHIQQETVDKLKNFHHQLLPKITINSEIAKREFMIAPLLHEVMLAIDAKLNIEYPIDINDKLNGIIDYLIRSQEELIVIEAKKGDLDRGFNQLAAEMIALDKYDDTTTPEILYGAITIGEVWRFSILKRQEKIIIKDLNLFRFPQDTKDILSIFFGIFKK
- a CDS encoding SAM-dependent methyltransferase — encoded protein: MIRYLQDWLWRIIEHWLKTKFIFSEDARGKNVAIQSEWNNSEINILLHVGCGGATKINTSPGFQSENWREVRLDINPGVNPDIVGSILDMSMIPTKSVDGVFSSHTLEHLYPHEVPIALTEIRRVLKSEGIFLVTVPDLQSVAQLIVEDKFTECIYISAAGPIRPLDILYGHEPSLAMGNLYMAHHGGFTLTTLVGILKKAGFVSVAGMRRNNKFDLWVLATEQNVEDAKLRELAAQYFPF